The bacterium genome contains a region encoding:
- a CDS encoding MaoC family dehydratase, giving the protein MATRENYGRYYEDFRVGEVIEHWPGRTITEADNLQFALLTMNQHPLHIDAAYAAQTEFGQRLVVGPLVFSVVVGMTVADISGKAIANLAYENIDHVGPTFHGDTLYAVTEILEARKSKSRPDQGIVRVETLGRNQHGEIAIRFRRSVLVPCRPKASG; this is encoded by the coding sequence ACGCGCGAAAACTACGGACGCTACTACGAGGACTTTCGAGTCGGCGAGGTGATCGAGCACTGGCCCGGGCGCACGATCACCGAAGCGGACAACCTGCAGTTCGCACTGCTCACCATGAATCAGCACCCTCTCCACATCGATGCCGCCTACGCTGCACAGACGGAGTTCGGCCAGAGGCTCGTGGTGGGACCGCTCGTATTCAGCGTCGTCGTAGGAATGACGGTGGCCGATATCAGTGGCAAGGCCATCGCGAATCTCGCCTACGAGAACATCGACCACGTCGGCCCGACCTTCCACGGCGACACGCTGTATGCCGTGACCGAGATCCTGGAGGCGCGCAAATCGAAGAGCCGGCCCGATCAGGGCATCGTTCGCGTCGAAACCCTCGGACGCAACCAGCACGGTGAAATCGCGATTCGTTTCCGGCGCAGCGTGCTGGTTCCGTGCCGACCCAAAGCGTCGGGCTAG